From Rutidosis leptorrhynchoides isolate AG116_Rl617_1_P2 chromosome 3, CSIRO_AGI_Rlap_v1, whole genome shotgun sequence, a single genomic window includes:
- the LOC139902134 gene encoding F-box/FBD/LRR-repeat protein At1g13570-like, translated as MKAKCSSSSDLISGLPQNIIESILCMVSTRDAVKTSILSKNWRYSWTRIPELLFMDFMLIKSKDKQQEEEDEENTKKEELTRKYEVFNAINQVLSKHQGSILEFALFMHIYDECVEIDQIITYLSRKNTVKKLTLSLEGYPSLYKLHSSFFSLNQLTYISLRHCILDHQPTVNGFGQLTSLFLDCVVSSKELFLHVVSKSPLLKSFTMININTSDDDGYSHIFSHAFICELFGYMPVIEQLHLESSYEYFRQFDSYLPMIPTPLLHLKYVHLDESFFMGNGLPFAVSLIRSSPNMEKLKLEGYKKH; from the exons ATGAAAGCCAAATGTTCGTCGTCTTCAGATTTAATCAGCGGCCTTCCTCAAAACATAATAGAAAGCATTCTCTGTATGGTATCAACAAGAGATGCGGTCAAGACGAGCATCCTCTCAAAGAATTGGAGATACAGTTGGACTCGAATTCCTGAACTTTTGTTTATGGATTTTATGTTAATTAAATCAAAAGACAAGCAGCAGGAAGAAGAGGACGAAGAAAATACTAAAAAGGAAGAGTTAACCAGGAAATATGAAGTTTTTAATGCTATAAACCAAGTTCTGTCAAAGCACCAGGGTTCGATACTCGAATTCGCCCTTTTCATGCATATATATGATGAATGTGTTGAAATCGACCAAATTATTACTTATTTGTCGAGGAAGAATACCGTCAAGAAATTGACACTTAGTCTGGAGGGTTACCCCAGTTTATATAAGTTACATTCATCTTTTTTCTCATTGAATCAGTTGACTTATATTAGTCTCCGACATTGTATTCTTGACCATCAACCAACAGTTAATGGATTTGGTCAGCTTACAAGCTTATTCCTGGACTGTGTAGTCAGCTCTAAAGAACTGTTTCTACATGTTGTATCAAAATCTCCATTACTTAAGAGCTTCACTATG ATTAATATCAATACAAGTGATGATGATGGTTATAGTCATATATTTAGTCATGCTTTCATATGTGAGCTATTTGGATACATGCCAGTAATTGAACAGCTGCATCTTGAAAGTAGCTATGAGTACTTTCGTCAG TTCGACTCTTATTTACCAATGATTCCAACTCCATTACTCCACCTCAAATACGTGCATTTAGATGAGTCATTTTTTATGGGCAATGGGTTGCCTTTTGCTGTTAGTTTGATCAGGAGCTCGCCGAACATGGAGAAACTTAAGCTAGAGGGGTATAAAAAACATTAA